In the Anaerostipes caccae L1-92 genome, CAGAACTTTTCCAGCAATCTATTCAGTAGACATTACGTCCATTTTCTGCATGACTAAAGTGAGGCATTTTAAGAGCCAAACGGAAATCATGTGGAAAATGTTATATTTCTTTTTTCGCCTTCACAAGCGCCTGAAGCATTTCTTCAATCTTTCCTTTTCTGCTAGGAGCATTCAGGATTCCGCTTGTTCCGCCGCTTCCGTGAGCTCCGCCCACTACGACTCTGTAGACGTCGTCCCCGGTGCTCACTCCGGCAGCCTGAATGATCTTAATGTCAGGATTTACGGACTTCACTGCTTCATTTGTAGCTTCTATGTATGCGTCATCACTTGTGCTTCCTGTTCCGATCAGGCTGGTAGGTTCACAGATCATAACATCAGGCCCAAGCTCTGCAACCGCTCTTGTCTGTTCCACTGAATCTGAGCACACGATCGTGATCATATCCAGTTCACTTGCACGTTTGATGGTCTTATCCAAGTCACACATAGAAAGCGGATGCTCTGCGTGGTTTAAGATCACACCGTCCACTCCGGCTGCTTTCAGCGCATCCGGAAGGATGAATCCCATTCCTCTTCCCGGAACTAATCCGTCCATATGCTGTGTTGTCACGATCAAATTTTTTGTCTCCTGTGCGATCTGTTTTAAGTCCACATGCTGTCCTGTAAAGATAATGTCAATGTCATATTCCTCGGCAAGCTGGTCACAAACTTTTGCAAGTTCTAAGGATTCTTCTCCGTAAATATATGCTTTTGGATTGACGATTAAAAATGGTACTCTCAGTTCTCTCTTCATGCTTATGCCATCCCTTCCTATTCGCCCATTACAATGATCTTGCATTTTCTTGTGCGGGCACGTGTGCGGTCAAAGTCTACAAAATAAACATATCCTGTGGATCCGACACCTAATTTTCCGTCTTCTACGTCAAACACCTGGCTGGAGCCAAGAAGTGTTGCTTTCAGATGTGCGTCGCAGTTCCAGAGGGCTTTTCTGTCCCCGTCCGGAAGATATTCTGCAGCGTTCGGCCATGCCTCCACAGCCTCATAATGTTTTTCTCCCGGATAAATGTAGAGATCTTTAGAATCCTGATTTGGAATGATCTTTTCAAGCACATTGTTTAAATCTTCCTGGAGAAATTCATCCCCTGCCTCATTATAATCATGTACAAATTCTTCAAAGAAAACAGAGCAGGTTGTGTGAGGTGAGATGACGGTACAGGTTCCGCTCTTGATTCCGCTGTTTTTGATTGCTTCCTTTACCTGAGGGGTGATATCCAGGTAAGTCGGTGTCGTGCCATGAGAGTTCAGGCTGATTTGTTCTTTATATACGGTCATTATTGATTATCCTCCTTACAGCTTGGAAATTAAGCTTCCCTTGTTTCAAATACTGCATAATAGTGTTCCAGACATTTCTGCATTCCCTGTTTTGACAATGCCTTTACATCCAGATACGTTTTCGGTTTATTATTGTCAATCTCCTCTTTTGCGGCCACTAACAGGTCAGAGAAGATATTTATTTTCGTAATTCCATTTGTTGCACAGCGGTTTAAGTTTTCATCTCCTGATGAAGATCCTCCGTGAAGGACAAGCGGAGTGTCAACAGCCGCAGCAATTTCTTTCAGTCTGTCAAAATTGATTTCCGGAATGCCTTTATACATTCCATGTGCTGTACCGATAGAGATCGCAAGTGAATCCACACCTGTCTCTTCGGCAAACTTCTTTGCCTCTTCTACAGTTGTATACTGAGAATCGGATGTCTCATGGTTCTCATAGTTTTCACCGGCTCCCACATGGCCGATTTCTGCTTCCACTACCACTCCCTTTGGATGTGCATAGTCGATGATATCCTTAGTTTTTCTTACATTTTCTTCAAAAGTATCCTGTGAAGCGTCAATCATGACAGAAGAAAATCCAAGATCGATTGCTTTTTTGATCACTTCCGGTGTAGTTCCGTGATCCAGATGAAGTACAACCGGTACTTTTGCTTCCTCGGCATATTTCTTTCCTACCAAAGCAGCATCTTCCAATGTAATATTTTCTCCGATATGTGCCTCAGCCAGTGCAAGGATCAGCGGGAGATTATGTCTTTCGGCTGTTTCCACATGCCAGTGGAGAGACTCAAGATCAATAAAGTTTGGTGCAGGGATCGCGAATTTCCCTTCCTGTGCTTTTTTAAACAGTTCCTTTGAAGTTACAAGCATCTTCTCTTTCCTCCTTAATTGAGAATGTCTCAGAGGTCAGGTCCGTCAGACAAACACAGACCTCCGGGACATCTTCTTCCTGTTCTGTTCCTGCTATGAAACTATAAAACGTTTCTTCCGTACATTGCGTCCTGTTCTTTTCTCAGCTGGTAGATCAGGGTAGACTTATCTAATTCCACATCATCGTATGTTAAGAGTTCACCCTTCTTCACATCTCTCTTCATCACTGCCTTGTTTGTTACAAGTCCGAACGGTACGTATCCCTTCGCATCAGATTCTTTTGCTTCTGCGATAGATCCATGTGTTGTGAATCCTCCGATTCCATCGATGGTCTGGCCTGCTTTCAGGTCGATCTTCGCTCTTGTAATACACTCTGATACTAATCCGTCGATCGGTACACAGGTAACCTCTCCGTCGATGACTGCTTTCGCTACCGTAAGCGGTGTCTCTAAGTTACATAAGTGGTATGGACGGTATAAGGTCCAAAGCGGTCCAGGTCCCATGCTGTGGTATGCCATCTGGTATGCGATCTCTTCGTTCGGTGTGGATACCGTTACGAATACTCCAGGAGCAACTCCGTTTACATACTCTACAACTCCATGTTTGTTTAAGATTCCGCCGTCTTTCTTAAGCTTCAGGATATCATTCAGCTCTTTGATTCCTTCTGTTCCCGGTGAAGTCTGTGGTCCGTGTCCTCCGATCACATCAGGAACTAATCCTGTGTAGTTGGACATGGCTGTCATCTCTACCATCGTCTTTGTTCCGTCTTTGAATGCACAGAGCATCTTTGGACTCATGACTCTTCTGGTTGCTTCTTCTAATACAGTATCCGGATTGCAGTCATAGTCCAGTTTGTTGTTCTTTCCTTTACCCATGACTTCTACGTTCATTCCCATGGCTTTTGCAAAGCTGTAAAGTTCCATAACAGCTCCCGGCTCATCTCCAGCGGATCCTGTGTAGATGACACCTTCTTTTGCTGCCAGTTTCTTTAAATATGGCCCGATAACAACGTCAGTCTCAACGTTTAACATAACCACATGTTTTTTGTTCTTCATTGCATCAGTTGCGACTTTTGCTCCTACATCCGGCACACCGGTTGCATCGATCGCACACTCTACCAGGTTTGCCTGAGATACGAAGTTTGCGTCCTCACAAGCAACATATTTTCCTGCTTCCATTGCTGCGTTGGCATCTGCAAGAGTTTTTGCAATCGCAATGTCGTCTTCTTTTACACCGGCATATTTGAATGCATTGACTGCATTTTCAACTTTGATATCAGATACGATAGCCGGCATCATACCGTTCATCAATACCATCTGGGTTACCATTCCGCGTCCCATCTGGCCGGCTCCTACGATACCGGTTTTAATGATCTGTCCGTCTTCCTGTCTCTTGATCAGTTTTTTGTCCATGTTTAACATAACATCAATCTCCTTAAATTCTATGTATGATTGTTAGATTGTTACCTGATTTCAATCGTGCCGCCGGCTTTCAAGTCCTCCGGCAGCAATGCACTGCCTTCCAGCATAATGCATCCCGGGCGCTCCGGCTCGGTTCCGCCCTTAAAGCTTAATGTACAATGTCCAAGTTCCTTTAAGGTATGCGGTGCTTCACTTCCTACGGCGCTGATTGTAAACTCTTTGCCGCAGATCGTCATGGTGTCTCCTGCCGCAGGTTCTTCTGTCAGCTCAGCTTTTGTATGTAAGACTGACAGTTCAGCAAGCTCCGGCGGTGCATCTTCATTGAATATAATGATAA is a window encoding:
- a CDS encoding triose-phosphate isomerase is translated as MKRELRVPFLIVNPKAYIYGEESLELAKVCDQLAEEYDIDIIFTGQHVDLKQIAQETKNLIVTTQHMDGLVPGRGMGFILPDALKAAGVDGVILNHAEHPLSMCDLDKTIKRASELDMITIVCSDSVEQTRAVAELGPDVMICEPTSLIGTGSTSDDAYIEATNEAVKSVNPDIKIIQAAGVSTGDDVYRVVVGGAHGSGGTSGILNAPSRKGKIEEMLQALVKAKKEI
- a CDS encoding YjbQ family protein; this translates as MTVYKEQISLNSHGTTPTYLDITPQVKEAIKNSGIKSGTCTVISPHTTCSVFFEEFVHDYNEAGDEFLQEDLNNVLEKIIPNQDSKDLYIYPGEKHYEAVEAWPNAAEYLPDGDRKALWNCDAHLKATLLGSSQVFDVEDGKLGVGSTGYVYFVDFDRTRARTRKCKIIVMGE
- a CDS encoding class II fructose-bisphosphate aldolase — its product is MLVTSKELFKKAQEGKFAIPAPNFIDLESLHWHVETAERHNLPLILALAEAHIGENITLEDAALVGKKYAEEAKVPVVLHLDHGTTPEVIKKAIDLGFSSVMIDASQDTFEENVRKTKDIIDYAHPKGVVVEAEIGHVGAGENYENHETSDSQYTTVEEAKKFAEETGVDSLAISIGTAHGMYKGIPEINFDRLKEIAAAVDTPLVLHGGSSSGDENLNRCATNGITKINIFSDLLVAAKEEIDNNKPKTYLDVKALSKQGMQKCLEHYYAVFETREA
- a CDS encoding NAD(P)H-dependent oxidoreductase, with translation MLNMDKKLIKRQEDGQIIKTGIVGAGQMGRGMVTQMVLMNGMMPAIVSDIKVENAVNAFKYAGVKEDDIAIAKTLADANAAMEAGKYVACEDANFVSQANLVECAIDATGVPDVGAKVATDAMKNKKHVVMLNVETDVVIGPYLKKLAAKEGVIYTGSAGDEPGAVMELYSFAKAMGMNVEVMGKGKNNKLDYDCNPDTVLEEATRRVMSPKMLCAFKDGTKTMVEMTAMSNYTGLVPDVIGGHGPQTSPGTEGIKELNDILKLKKDGGILNKHGVVEYVNGVAPGVFVTVSTPNEEIAYQMAYHSMGPGPLWTLYRPYHLCNLETPLTVAKAVIDGEVTCVPIDGLVSECITRAKIDLKAGQTIDGIGGFTTHGSIAEAKESDAKGYVPFGLVTNKAVMKRDVKKGELLTYDDVELDKSTLIYQLRKEQDAMYGRNVL
- a CDS encoding PTS glucitol/sorbitol transporter subunit IIA: MKYQSTITGLGPDALAFLSDADMNFIIIFNEDAPPELAELSVLHTKAELTEEPAAGDTMTICGKEFTISAVGSEAPHTLKELGHCTLSFKGGTEPERPGCIMLEGSALLPEDLKAGGTIEIR